A genome region from Phaenicophaeus curvirostris isolate KB17595 chromosome 10, BPBGC_Pcur_1.0, whole genome shotgun sequence includes the following:
- the CLRN1 gene encoding clarin-1, translating to MPAQQKKIIFCIAGVLSFACALGTAAAIGTQLWVKGTILCKTGALLVNATGQELEKFIGKIQYGLFYGERVRQCGLGGRPFQFSFFPDLLKIIPASIHVSVILFCTVLIVFALVGAGFFMFNAFGSPYETLHGPVGLYLWSFITCCCGCLILILFSSEVKIHHLSEKIANFKEGNFTFKTHSEQFASSFWIVLVCSLVQFLNALLIRFAGFEFPFSKPKDSETTTGAVDLMY from the exons ATGCCAgctcagcagaagaaaattatcttttgCATCGCTGGGGTGCTGAGCTTCGCCTGCGCGCTAGGGACAGCAGCAGCCATCGGCACGCAGCTGTGGGTCAAGGGGACGATCCTCTGCAAGACTGGAGCCCTGCTCGTCAATGCCACCGGCCAGGAGCTAGAGAAGTTCATTGGCAAAATCCAGTATGGGCTTTTCTACGGGGAGCGCGTGAGACAGTGCGGGCTCGGGGGGAGACCTTTCCAGTTTTCAT tttTTCCAGATTTGCTCAAAATTATCCCTGCGAGTATCCACGTTAGTGTCATTCTCTTCTGTACGGTGCTGATCGTCTTTGCTCTGGTGGGAGCAGGTTTCTTCATGTTCAACGCTTTCGGCAGCCCTTACGAAACCCTGCACGGTCCTGTCGGGTTGTACCTCTGGAGCTTCATCACCT GTTGCTGCGGCTGCCTCATCCTGATCCTCTTCTCTTCAGAGGTGAAGATCCATCACCTTTCAGAGAAAATCGCGAATTTCAAAGAGGGAAATTTTACCTTCAAGACTCACAGTGAACAGTTTGCAAGTTCATTCTGGATTGTCCTGGTTTGCTCCCTGGTGCAATTCCTGAATGCCTTGTTGATACGATTTGCTGGATTTGAATTTCCCTTTTCAAAGCCAAAAGATTCAGAGACAACCACTGGAGCAGTTGACCTGATGTATTAA